The Mycobacterium avium subsp. avium genomic sequence GGTTACCCCGTTGCGGGGCCGGCAATCACGCCGGCGAACGCGCGCATCGGGGCGCCGCGATATGTCAAGATCGTTGACATGACTGAGGCCGACGACGCGCCGCTGGGTTACCTGCTGTACCGGGTGGGGGCCGCGCTGCGCCCGGAGGTTTCCGGGGCGCTGGGCCCGCTGGGTTTGACCCTGCCCGAATTCGTTTGCCTGCGCATTCTTTCGATGTTCCCGGGCATGTCGAGTGCGGAGTTGTCCCGCCGCGCGGGCGTCACCCCGCAGGCGATGAACACGGTGCTGCGCCGGCTGCAGGAGGTCGGCGCGGTGGCGCGGCCGTCGTCGGTGTCGTCCGGGCGCTCGCTGCCGGCCCACCTGACCGGCGCGGGCCGCACCCTGCTCAAGCGGGCCGAAGCCGCGGTGCGCGGCGCCGATGCCCGAATCCTGGCCAAGCTCACCGAGACTCAGCAGCGCGAGTTCAAACGAATGCTGCAGAAACTGGGCTCCGACGGCTGATCAGGCGGCCTGGATGCGCGGCCACGGCCGCGCCTCTTCCAGCTCGTAGGCCAGCTGCAGCAGCAACGCCTCCTGGCCAATGTCGGCCGACAGCATCATGCCGACCGGCATGCCGTGCTCGGACTGCGCCAACGGCAGCGAGATGGCCGGCTCGCCGGTGACGTTGTGCAGCGGGGTGAACGACACCCAGTCGATCAACCTGCTGATCACCTGCTGGTAGTCGGTCGGCGCCAGGAAACCGATGCGCGGCGTCTCGTCGGCGACGGTCGGGGTCAGCGCCGCGTCGTAGATGCCGAACAGGGGCGCGGTGCGCCGTCGCGCCCGGCGCAGCCGCGCGATCGCCAGCGGCAGGCGGTGCAGGTTGCGGCTGGTGTGCCGGTACAGGCCCCGGGTCAGGCTGTCCAGCTTGTCGCGGTCGAACGTCGGGCCGAACAGGTGCCGGCCGCTGCGCACCTGGGCCAGCGCCAAAAACCCCCAATACAGCACGAAATCGTCGACGAAGCTGGCCGCGACCGGGGGCTCGTCGAGGTGTTCGACCCGGTGGCCGAGCTCCTCGAGCAGGCCGGCCGTCTTGAGCGTCAGCTCCCGGATCCGCGGACTGCACTCGCGCTGGATCGACCGGGTCAACACTGCGATCCGCAGCCGCTGGCGGCCCGGGCCCGTGACGTCGCCGATCGGCGCCAGCCTGGGGTTGCGCCAGATCCGCTCGGCCTCCCGGTAGAACGCCGCGGTGTCGCGCACCGAACGCGTCACCACCCCGTTGGCCACCACCCCGACCGGCATCCGGCGCAGCGTGGCATCCAGCGGCAGCCGCCCGCGCGACGGCTTGAGACCGACCAGCCCGTTGCAGGCCGCCGGGATGCGGATGGAGCCGCCGCCGTCGTTGGCGTGCGCGATCGGCACCACGCCGGCGGCGACGAACGCGCCCGATCCCGACGACGACGCCCCGGCGGTGTAGTCGGTGTCCCACGGGTTACGGACCGGGCCCAGCCGGGGATGCTCGGCCGCCGCGCTGAAACCGAACTCCGACAGCTGCGTCTTGCCCACCGAGATCAGCCCGGTGGCCAGGTACAGCCGGGTGAACACGCTGTCTGCGACGGCGTTGTACGACGTCCACGCGTCGGTGCCGTGCATGGTGGGCTGGCCGGCGACGTCGATGTTGTCCTTGATGAACGTCGGGGCGCCGTCGAAAAACGCGGAGAAACCGGCGGGCGGGTCGGGCCGCTCGGCGGCCGCCCGCGCCTGCTGAAAAGCCGCGTACGCCAAGCCATTCAGCATCGGGTCGACGGCCTCGGTGCGCGCGATCGCGGCCTCGACCACCTCGGCCCGGCTCACCCGACCGGCTCGGAGGGCGTCGGCCAGCCCGACCGCGTCGAGGTCGCCGAGGGCGTCGTCGCCGAACGCGTGCACGTGTCGCATGCACCGACGCTAACCCGCGCGGGCACGCCGTCGGGAGGTTTTGTGCCGCCGCGCGCGACCGGTCAGGCCTGGCCGACCTCGAAGCGCACGAACCGGGTGACGGTCACGCCGGCCTCGTCGAGCAGCGCCTTGACGGTCTTCTTGCTGTCGGACACCGACGGCTGCTCGAGCAGCACGGCGTCCTTGAAGAAGCCGTTCAACCGGCCCTCGACGATCTTGGGCAGCGCCTGCTCCGGCTTGCCCTCCGCCTTGGCCGTCTCCTCGGCGATGCGGCGCTCGCTGGCCACCACGTCCTCGGGCACGTCGCCGCGGGACAGGTAGCGGGCCTTGAGCGCGGCGATCTGCAGCGCGACCGCGTGGGCGGCCTCTTT encodes the following:
- a CDS encoding MarR family winged helix-turn-helix transcriptional regulator; translated protein: MTEADDAPLGYLLYRVGAALRPEVSGALGPLGLTLPEFVCLRILSMFPGMSSAELSRRAGVTPQAMNTVLRRLQEVGAVARPSSVSSGRSLPAHLTGAGRTLLKRAEAAVRGADARILAKLTETQQREFKRMLQKLGSDG
- a CDS encoding amidase, whose product is MRHVHAFGDDALGDLDAVGLADALRAGRVSRAEVVEAAIARTEAVDPMLNGLAYAAFQQARAAAERPDPPAGFSAFFDGAPTFIKDNIDVAGQPTMHGTDAWTSYNAVADSVFTRLYLATGLISVGKTQLSEFGFSAAAEHPRLGPVRNPWDTDYTAGASSSGSGAFVAAGVVPIAHANDGGGSIRIPAACNGLVGLKPSRGRLPLDATLRRMPVGVVANGVVTRSVRDTAAFYREAERIWRNPRLAPIGDVTGPGRQRLRIAVLTRSIQRECSPRIRELTLKTAGLLEELGHRVEHLDEPPVAASFVDDFVLYWGFLALAQVRSGRHLFGPTFDRDKLDSLTRGLYRHTSRNLHRLPLAIARLRRARRRTAPLFGIYDAALTPTVADETPRIGFLAPTDYQQVISRLIDWVSFTPLHNVTGEPAISLPLAQSEHGMPVGMMLSADIGQEALLLQLAYELEEARPWPRIQAA